From one Catenuloplanes nepalensis genomic stretch:
- a CDS encoding serine hydrolase domain-containing protein, with translation MMRHGHRLGLAAMAATMLIGVAAPGVAVAGTGADRPELRDAMRAAVDAGLTGVQLRVHDEHGEWAGSAGLRELGRPGAPPTDGRFRIGSNTKTFTAALMLQLVAEDRIGLDDVVADRLPEFGLDRRITVRMLLQHTSGLFNFTGEYYDDGTVTPGIVWSGREWVDSRFRTYRPAELVRFALSKPPRFAPGTDWNYSNTNYVVVRLLIEKVSGRSYAEEMSRRILRPLGLRDTTVPGTSPEIHGPHAHSYYRYEEDGRQVTVDVTRQNPSWISSAGDMISTTEDLHTFFDALLDGKLIPEALLAEMREPEPMSGAYGYGLGVMVQDTGAACSGVVLTHNGSVQGSAALMYSTLDGSRTLEASITYVDDAAGSTVGPGQAAIARLFTTVFCPA, from the coding sequence ATGATGAGGCATGGGCACAGGCTGGGACTGGCCGCGATGGCGGCCACGATGCTGATCGGGGTGGCCGCGCCCGGGGTGGCCGTCGCGGGCACCGGTGCGGACCGGCCGGAGCTGCGGGACGCGATGCGGGCCGCGGTCGACGCCGGGCTGACCGGCGTGCAGCTGCGGGTGCACGACGAGCACGGCGAGTGGGCCGGCAGCGCCGGGCTGCGCGAGCTGGGCCGGCCCGGGGCGCCGCCGACGGACGGGCGGTTCCGGATCGGCAGCAACACCAAGACGTTCACCGCGGCGCTGATGCTGCAGCTGGTCGCGGAGGACCGGATCGGGCTGGACGACGTGGTCGCCGACCGGCTGCCCGAGTTCGGGCTGGACCGGCGGATCACGGTGCGGATGCTGCTTCAGCACACCAGCGGGCTGTTCAACTTCACCGGCGAGTACTACGACGACGGCACGGTGACACCGGGGATCGTCTGGTCCGGCCGGGAGTGGGTGGACAGCCGGTTCCGCACCTACCGGCCGGCCGAGCTGGTGCGGTTCGCGCTGTCCAAGCCGCCGCGGTTCGCGCCGGGCACGGACTGGAACTACTCGAACACCAACTACGTCGTGGTCCGGCTGCTGATCGAGAAGGTCAGCGGGCGCTCGTACGCCGAGGAGATGAGCCGGCGGATCCTGCGGCCGCTCGGGCTGCGGGACACCACGGTGCCGGGCACGTCGCCTGAGATCCACGGGCCGCACGCGCACAGCTACTACCGCTACGAGGAGGACGGGCGGCAGGTCACGGTCGACGTCACCCGGCAGAACCCGTCCTGGATCTCCAGCGCCGGTGACATGATCTCGACGACCGAGGACCTGCACACGTTCTTCGACGCGCTGCTGGACGGGAAGTTGATCCCGGAGGCGCTGCTGGCCGAGATGCGGGAGCCGGAGCCGATGAGCGGCGCGTACGGCTACGGCCTCGGCGTGATGGTGCAGGACACCGGCGCGGCGTGCAGCGGCGTCGTCCTGACCCACAACGGCAGCGTCCAGGGCTCGGCCGCACTGATGTACAGCACGCTGGACGGGAGCCGGACGCTCGAGGCCTCGATCACCTACGTCGACGACGCCGCCGGCTCCACCGTCGGCCCCGGCCAGGCCGCGATCGCCCGCCTCTTCACCACGGTCTTCTGCCCCGCATAG
- a CDS encoding DUF1152 domain-containing protein: MNRIPFFDRLRDARRILIAGAGGGFDVYGGLPLALALHADGREVHLGSLSLVNVYGLGDGFARITPTSEGPSDYFPERTLATWLTSKSLSSISVYAFPRTGVRPLRAAYRRLAKKLRLDAIVLVDGGTDILLRGDEAALGTPVEDATSLAAVLGTPVPVRLVASIGFGIDAYHGVNHAQVLENIAALDRAGAYLGTFSVPSHSREATLYRDAVAHARAATPGRASIVHAQIAAALSGLAGDVPLPEVAGPLFVNPLMAMYVTADLPGLAAQSLYLPRIRHTDDMLQVSHEINRFRDEIEPRPRVPFPH; encoded by the coding sequence ATGAATCGAATCCCCTTCTTCGACCGGCTGCGGGACGCGCGCCGGATTCTGATCGCGGGCGCCGGCGGCGGATTCGACGTCTACGGCGGGCTGCCGCTCGCGCTCGCGCTGCACGCGGACGGCCGCGAGGTGCACCTCGGCAGCCTTTCCCTGGTCAACGTGTACGGCCTCGGCGACGGCTTCGCCCGGATCACGCCCACGTCCGAGGGCCCGTCCGACTACTTCCCGGAGCGCACGCTCGCCACCTGGCTGACCTCGAAGAGCCTTTCGAGCATCAGCGTGTACGCGTTTCCGCGCACCGGCGTCCGCCCGCTGCGCGCCGCCTACCGCCGCCTGGCGAAGAAGCTGCGCCTGGACGCGATCGTGCTGGTCGACGGCGGCACCGACATCCTCCTGCGCGGCGACGAGGCCGCGCTCGGCACCCCGGTCGAGGACGCGACCAGCCTGGCCGCGGTGCTCGGCACGCCGGTGCCGGTCCGGCTGGTCGCGTCGATCGGCTTCGGCATCGACGCCTACCACGGCGTCAACCACGCGCAGGTGCTGGAGAACATCGCCGCGCTCGACCGGGCCGGCGCCTACCTCGGCACGTTCTCGGTGCCGTCGCACTCGCGGGAGGCCACGCTCTACCGGGACGCGGTCGCGCACGCGCGGGCGGCGACGCCGGGCCGGGCCAGCATCGTGCACGCGCAGATCGCGGCCGCGCTCTCCGGCCTGGCCGGCGACGTCCCGCTGCCCGAGGTGGCCGGCCCGCTCTTCGTGAATCCGCTGATGGCCATGTACGTCACGGCCGACCTGCCCGGCCTGGCAGCACAGTCGCTCTACCTCCCCCGCATCCGCCACACCGACGACATGCTCCAGGTCAGCCACGAGATCAACCGCTTCCGAGACGAGATCGAACCGCGGCCGAGGGTGCCATTCCCGCATTGA